Proteins encoded together in one Candidatus Sulfotelmatobacter sp. window:
- a CDS encoding crossover junction endodeoxyribonuclease RuvC, whose amino-acid sequence MSGRVILGIDPGLRTTGYGAIEAGPAGLRLVEGGVVQPDPGLPLEQRLLQLHDGIVEVLRAVRPACVVIEELWTDYAHPQTAVLMGHARGVIALAAGAHGVAVHALAHAMVKRALAGSGAARKSQVSGMVVQLLGLTAPPRPNDVSDALALAIAFAFRFEGAPPQAPRPPRLRRGPPALRGA is encoded by the coding sequence ATGAGCGGCCGGGTGATCCTGGGGATCGATCCGGGACTGCGTACCACCGGCTACGGCGCGATCGAGGCCGGGCCGGCCGGCCTGCGGCTGGTCGAGGGCGGGGTCGTCCAGCCCGACCCGGGGCTGCCCCTCGAGCAACGGCTGCTGCAGCTGCACGACGGGATCGTCGAGGTGCTGCGCGCCGTCCGGCCGGCCTGCGTGGTGATCGAAGAGCTGTGGACCGACTACGCCCACCCGCAGACGGCCGTGCTGATGGGACACGCGCGCGGGGTGATCGCGCTGGCGGCCGGCGCGCACGGGGTCGCCGTCCACGCGTTGGCCCACGCCATGGTGAAGCGCGCCCTCGCCGGCAGCGGCGCCGCCCGCAAGTCCCAAGTCAGCGGCATGGTCGTCCAGCTGCTCGGCCTGACCGCGCCCCCGCGTCCCAACGACGTCTCGGACGCGTTGGCCTTGGCGATCGCGTTCGCGTTCCGGTTTGAAGGCGCTCCGCCCCAGGCTCCGCGCCCCCCACGCCTTCGGCGCGGGCCCCCCGCGCTACGGGGCGCTTGA
- the ruvA gene encoding Holliday junction branch migration protein RuvA: MFSRITGTVLEQTGELVRIDVGGLVYDVTVPPSVAAKVPASGETTLEIFPHFALDGNAGRFTFFGFSNGIEREFFEALLSVASIGPKSAARAFSAPMARIARAIDEGDHVFLKTLPGIGQQKARDIVAKLQGKVARFLLIQDAPARAVPDAPPMPEFAGEALAVLLQLAYKRAEAEAMIAQTLERAPQIADAETLLAEIYRQRHAAGITA, from the coding sequence ATGTTCTCTAGAATAACCGGCACCGTTCTCGAACAGACGGGCGAGCTCGTGCGCATCGACGTCGGCGGCCTGGTCTACGACGTTACCGTGCCGCCCAGCGTCGCCGCCAAGGTGCCCGCGAGCGGTGAGACGACGCTCGAGATCTTCCCACACTTCGCGCTCGACGGCAACGCCGGCCGGTTCACGTTCTTCGGCTTCAGCAACGGGATCGAGCGCGAGTTCTTCGAGGCGCTGCTCTCGGTCGCGTCGATCGGACCGAAGTCGGCGGCGCGCGCGTTCTCCGCGCCGATGGCGCGCATCGCGCGCGCGATCGACGAAGGCGACCACGTCTTCCTCAAGACGCTGCCGGGGATCGGGCAGCAGAAGGCGCGCGACATCGTCGCCAAGCTGCAGGGCAAGGTCGCGCGCTTCTTGCTGATCCAAGACGCGCCCGCACGTGCCGTCCCCGACGCGCCGCCGATGCCGGAGTTCGCGGGCGAAGCGCTGGCGGTGTTGCTGCAGCTGGCCTACAAGCGCGCCGAGGCCGAGGCGATGATCGCGCAGACGCTCGAGCGCGCGCCGCAGATCGCCGACGCCGAGACGCTGCTGGCCGAGATCTACCGCCAACGCCACGCCGCCGGAATCACCGCATGA